In one Komagataeibacter sp. FNDCR2 genomic region, the following are encoded:
- a CDS encoding EAL domain-containing protein yields the protein MSDIARISSPLLEKLPLAVMIADVSGCIIYGNPRARHMTGHDAAELEQTRLGRLFPDSPPPVDTGCGAVDVNAPYQEPACIAAPSACGPGCRTMLRRRDGLSIPVRLCRESISWEGARYELLTLQDRREEERLREEVEISKLIVHATDRGILTLDPHCHITHANRAITTLLGMEADALHGAAFGALLSGGEGDIETLRQFHHHLSQRTGFELDVRTRGPRGAELRLRCAVTPHYDADGALTDIIVVLHDITQELQLRELQRDVVEALTDQFPLNEMLDFMCRRIELIAPDCMAVAMLSTGAILRPGGHGNIPMPMLHALEGMEASTAGGACGTAIVTAEEVVVPDFMTETRWPAQRNVALQHGLAAEWAVPIILRNGDVAGGFSLYFRKSGQPDAWHRRIVNACAHLAMLAIEQQRSHESILRLSYTDRLTSLPNRMWLNRRMQELDSRMAASPISLMIIDLDRFRKIVEALGQGRADQLLLALAHRLRDSIMGRDVLIRTEGDEFVILTEESASDVTLLAERTIHQLEEPFTIDGIPVSVSGSIGISTHRDGQEVEESLRQAYTALAQAKKAGRGCYRFFHPSMTRQTNDHVILASNLREAIADRRLTLVYQPQVNVATGTLHGVEALSRWTDPVLGAIPPGRFIPVAEETGQIRALGAWSLRVACEQMANWIARGVPVPTISVNLSAIQFQDPELVSQLATVLHQTNVPPERLIVELTETTMIENFDQTMTTAAAIRNLGIGLSMDDFGTGYSSLANLASLPLSEVKIDRSFMKGFGSTGNVRQVVTAIIRIGHTLGMTVIAEGVEEPDQCSELRAIGCDVIQGYYFARPMDTASLDTWIRERRAEPVTCP from the coding sequence ATGTCGGACATCGCACGGATATCTTCCCCTTTGCTGGAGAAGTTGCCGCTTGCCGTCATGATAGCGGATGTGTCCGGCTGTATCATCTATGGCAATCCGCGCGCGCGCCACATGACCGGACATGACGCCGCCGAACTGGAGCAGACCCGGCTCGGCCGGCTTTTTCCGGACAGTCCCCCGCCGGTCGATACCGGATGCGGCGCGGTGGATGTGAACGCCCCCTATCAGGAGCCAGCGTGCATCGCCGCGCCATCCGCATGCGGGCCGGGATGCCGCACCATGCTGCGCCGCAGGGACGGGCTGAGCATACCCGTGCGCCTGTGCCGTGAAAGCATAAGCTGGGAGGGGGCCCGCTACGAACTGCTCACGCTACAGGACCGCCGGGAAGAAGAGCGCCTGCGCGAGGAAGTCGAGATCAGCAAGCTGATCGTGCACGCGACCGACCGGGGGATCCTGACACTCGACCCGCACTGCCATATCACCCATGCCAACAGGGCCATCACCACGCTGCTGGGGATGGAGGCGGACGCCCTGCATGGCGCGGCCTTCGGCGCGCTTCTGTCCGGCGGGGAAGGTGATATCGAGACCCTGCGCCAGTTCCACCACCACCTCTCCCAGCGCACCGGATTCGAACTGGACGTACGCACCCGTGGCCCCCGTGGCGCGGAGTTGCGGCTGCGCTGCGCGGTCACGCCGCATTATGACGCGGATGGCGCGCTGACGGATATTATCGTCGTCCTGCACGACATCACGCAGGAACTGCAGTTGCGTGAATTGCAGCGTGATGTGGTCGAGGCGCTGACCGACCAGTTCCCGCTGAATGAAATGCTGGACTTCATGTGCCGCCGCATCGAACTGATCGCGCCGGACTGCATGGCCGTGGCCATGCTCAGCACCGGCGCCATCCTGCGCCCCGGCGGGCATGGCAACATTCCCATGCCCATGCTCCACGCGCTGGAAGGCATGGAAGCCAGCACCGCCGGAGGGGCCTGCGGCACGGCCATCGTCACGGCGGAGGAAGTGGTGGTGCCGGATTTCATGACCGAAACCCGCTGGCCCGCCCAGCGCAATGTTGCCCTCCAGCACGGGCTGGCGGCGGAATGGGCGGTTCCCATCATCCTGCGCAATGGGGATGTCGCGGGTGGTTTCTCGCTATATTTCCGCAAATCCGGGCAGCCGGACGCCTGGCACCGGCGCATTGTCAACGCCTGCGCGCATCTGGCCATGCTGGCGATCGAGCAGCAGCGCAGCCACGAATCCATCCTGCGCCTGTCCTATACCGACCGCCTGACCAGCCTGCCCAACCGCATGTGGCTCAACCGCCGCATGCAGGAACTGGACAGCCGCATGGCCGCCAGCCCCATCAGTCTCATGATCATCGACCTCGACCGCTTCCGCAAGATCGTGGAAGCACTGGGGCAGGGGCGCGCGGACCAGTTGCTGCTGGCGCTCGCACACCGGCTGCGCGACAGCATCATGGGGCGCGACGTGCTGATCCGCACGGAAGGGGACGAATTCGTCATACTGACGGAGGAAAGCGCCTCCGATGTCACGCTGCTGGCTGAACGGACCATCCACCAGCTTGAAGAACCGTTCACCATCGATGGCATCCCGGTCAGCGTTTCGGGCAGTATCGGCATCAGCACCCACCGCGACGGGCAGGAGGTGGAGGAATCGCTGCGCCAGGCCTATACCGCGCTGGCGCAGGCCAAGAAGGCGGGGCGGGGCTGCTACCGTTTCTTCCACCCGTCCATGACCCGGCAGACCAATGACCACGTCATCCTGGCCTCCAACCTGCGCGAAGCGATTGCCGACCGGCGGCTCACCCTTGTCTACCAGCCGCAGGTGAACGTCGCGACGGGCACGCTGCATGGGGTGGAAGCCCTGTCGCGGTGGACCGATCCGGTGCTGGGCGCGATCCCGCCGGGGCGGTTCATTCCCGTGGCGGAGGAAACCGGGCAGATCCGCGCGCTGGGTGCGTGGTCGCTGCGCGTGGCGTGCGAGCAGATGGCCAACTGGATCGCGCGCGGCGTTCCGGTGCCGACCATATCCGTCAACCTGTCCGCCATCCAGTTTCAGGACCCCGAACTGGTATCGCAGCTTGCCACCGTCCTGCACCAGACCAACGTGCCGCCGGAACGGCTGATCGTGGAACTGACCGAAACCACCATGATCGAAAACTTCGACCAGACCATGACCACGGCGGCCGCCATCCGCAACCTGGGCATCGGGCTGTCGATGGATGATTTCGGCACGGGCTATTCCAGCCTCGCCAACCTTGCCAGCCTGCCGCTGAGCGAAGTCAAGATCGACCGCAGTTTCATGAAGGGTTTCGGCAGCACCGGCAACGTACGGCAGGTGGTGACCGCCATCATCCGCATCGGCCACACACTGGGCATGACCGTGATTGCCGAAGGGGTGGAGGAACCCGACCAGTGCAGCGAACTGCGCGCGATCGGCTGCGATGTGATACAGGGCTATTACTTCGCCCGCCCGATGGATACCGCATCACTTGATACATGGATCCGCGAACGCCGGGCCGAGCCCGTCACCTGCCCCTGA
- a CDS encoding ribokinase yields the protein MSARPAHIAVIGSTNIDFVAHVSHFPRPGETLHVHDSATGLGGKGANQAIAVARLGQAVELAGWTGRDMLADMARATLHEVRVNTHWLLSDGLNGTGRAFITINQAGENQILVDGGANMAHGDTACPLLSPVLAQAAMVMMQMEMDPALMVALARQARGMGIPVMLDPAPVPAAGLPDALYALADIITPNENETRALTGILPTDQATALRAADIMHARGTGTAIIKLGSRGVAYSTIHPREGEDARGFVPAFHVRSIDTVAAGDCFNAGLATALVRGQTLAGAVRHGAACGALATTRAGAAQAAPDAAEVAALLAREKE from the coding sequence ATGTCCGCGCGCCCTGCCCATATTGCCGTGATCGGCAGCACGAATATTGATTTTGTCGCGCATGTCAGCCACTTCCCCCGGCCCGGTGAAACGCTGCATGTCCACGATTCCGCAACGGGGCTGGGCGGCAAGGGCGCCAATCAGGCCATTGCGGTGGCCCGGCTGGGGCAGGCCGTGGAACTGGCGGGCTGGACCGGGCGTGACATGCTGGCCGACATGGCGCGCGCCACGTTGCATGAGGTCAGGGTCAACACCCACTGGCTCCTGAGCGACGGGCTTAACGGCACGGGCCGGGCCTTCATCACCATAAACCAGGCGGGCGAAAACCAGATTCTGGTCGATGGCGGCGCCAACATGGCGCATGGCGATACGGCCTGTCCCCTGCTCTCTCCCGTGCTGGCGCAGGCCGCCATGGTGATGATGCAGATGGAAATGGACCCCGCGCTGATGGTGGCGCTGGCCCGGCAGGCACGCGGAATGGGCATTCCCGTCATGCTCGATCCCGCCCCCGTGCCTGCCGCCGGCCTGCCGGACGCCCTGTATGCGCTGGCCGACATCATCACCCCCAATGAAAATGAAACCCGCGCGCTGACCGGCATCCTGCCCACGGATCAGGCCACCGCCCTGCGCGCGGCCGACATCATGCATGCGCGCGGGACGGGCACGGCCATCATCAAGCTCGGGTCACGGGGCGTGGCCTATTCCACCATTCACCCGCGCGAAGGGGAGGATGCACGGGGGTTCGTCCCCGCTTTCCATGTGCGGAGCATCGATACGGTGGCGGCGGGGGACTGCTTCAATGCCGGGTTGGCCACCGCCCTTGTGCGGGGCCAGACGCTTGCCGGGGCCGTGCGCCATGGCGCGGCCTGCGGGGCGCTGGCCACCACGCGGGCGGGCGCGGCGCAGGCCGCGCCGGATGCGGCCGAGGTAGCCGCCCTGCTGGCGCGCGAAAAAGAGTGA
- a CDS encoding carbohydrate porin produces the protein MDAHAQAPRTQLADDRARLGNSTPLIEQIDPTTVRDSVRANAETTQSVTDTDSLDTSGNLLGDMGGARPWLYKHGITFNIQEVDEVWGNGTGGSASGNDGAGGSGTGPSYDGVTMPTLTVDTEKLFGLRGGLFNVSALQTRGRSISQDHLANFNPISGFEADRSTRLFELWYQQSFLNGKLDVKIGQQDLDTEFLISDYASLYLNANFGWPMAPSVNLYGGGPSWPLSSPAIRIRYRPSEKFTFMFAAADDNPPGNRYNSIPIQQATGSISGYNPDPTSQTTNDGSGTQFNMGNGALLITELQYALNPQPADMTNTTKNPGLPGIYKLGGYYDTAKFPDYRYNQHGGSLGAATLAASPTQSDLTPRWDRGNWMVYGIIDQMIWRPSLTSPRSVGVFARATGNGGDRNQISFAIDAGINLKAPFRGRDNDTIGLGWGIGRASSGLRQFDRDRQTMVQGNENHLELTYQAQVTPWMVMQPDFQYVWHPSGGTPDWTGLRRVGDEAIFGLHSSITF, from the coding sequence ATGGACGCCCACGCACAGGCCCCGCGCACCCAGCTTGCCGATGACCGCGCCCGCCTTGGCAACTCCACCCCCCTGATCGAACAGATCGACCCCACGACGGTACGCGATTCCGTGCGCGCCAATGCCGAAACGACGCAAAGTGTTACGGATACCGACAGCCTCGACACCAGCGGCAATCTTCTGGGCGACATGGGTGGCGCGCGCCCGTGGCTGTATAAACACGGCATTACTTTCAATATTCAGGAAGTGGACGAAGTCTGGGGCAATGGCACCGGCGGTTCGGCATCGGGCAATGATGGCGCGGGCGGATCGGGCACCGGCCCGTCCTATGATGGTGTGACCATGCCCACCCTGACCGTCGATACCGAGAAGCTGTTCGGGCTCAGGGGGGGCCTGTTCAATGTCAGCGCGCTCCAGACACGCGGGCGCTCGATCTCGCAGGACCACCTGGCCAATTTCAACCCCATCAGCGGGTTCGAGGCCGATCGCTCCACCCGCCTGTTCGAGCTGTGGTACCAGCAGTCCTTCCTGAACGGAAAGCTGGATGTAAAGATCGGGCAGCAGGATCTGGATACCGAATTCCTGATCAGCGATTACGCCTCGCTTTACCTCAACGCCAATTTCGGCTGGCCCATGGCGCCTTCGGTCAACCTGTATGGCGGCGGCCCGTCATGGCCGCTGTCGTCCCCCGCCATCCGCATCCGCTACCGGCCCAGCGAGAAGTTCACCTTCATGTTCGCCGCGGCCGACGACAATCCGCCGGGCAACCGCTACAACTCCATCCCCATCCAGCAGGCCACCGGCTCCATCAGCGGTTATAATCCCGACCCGACCAGCCAGACCACCAACGATGGCAGCGGCACGCAGTTCAACATGGGCAACGGCGCGCTGCTGATCACCGAACTGCAATACGCGCTCAATCCCCAGCCCGCCGACATGACCAACACGACAAAGAACCCCGGCCTGCCGGGCATCTACAAGCTGGGCGGGTATTACGATACGGCCAAATTCCCCGATTACCGCTACAACCAGCATGGCGGCTCGCTGGGGGCCGCCACACTGGCCGCCAGCCCCACGCAGTCCGACCTGACGCCGCGCTGGGACCGGGGCAACTGGATGGTCTATGGCATCATCGACCAGATGATCTGGCGGCCCTCGCTCACTTCCCCCCGCTCGGTGGGCGTGTTCGCGCGCGCCACGGGCAATGGTGGCGACCGTAACCAGATCAGCTTCGCCATTGATGCGGGCATCAACCTCAAGGCCCCGTTCAGGGGGCGGGACAACGACACGATCGGGCTGGGCTGGGGCATCGGCCGCGCCAGTTCGGGACTGCGCCAGTTCGACCGGGACCGCCAGACGATGGTGCAGGGCAATGAAAACCACCTGGAACTGACCTATCAGGCGCAGGTGACGCCATGGATGGTGATGCAGCCGGACTTCCAGTATGTGTGGCACCCTTCAGGCGGCACGCCGGACTGGACCGGCCTGCGTCGCGTGGGGGATGAAGCGATCTTCGGCCTGCACAGCAGCATTACATTCTGA
- a CDS encoding peptide deformylase — protein sequence MAILPLIRFPHPCLEQVASPVDATAAATGRLAHDLLETMHAAPGIGMTACHAGIMQRLVVIDLPTDGHGPRIYANPEIIWNSTETATREEGSVSMPGIHAPVTRPERVRVRYTRPDGTQAEDAADGLLALCLQHEIDQINGIFWIRRLSRLRRDRVLKRYAKLERDHAMAGVQSTFPSSSI from the coding sequence ATGGCCATCCTGCCCCTCATCCGCTTTCCCCATCCCTGTCTGGAACAGGTGGCAAGCCCTGTTGACGCCACGGCCGCCGCCACGGGGCGACTGGCGCATGACCTGCTTGAAACCATGCATGCCGCCCCCGGCATCGGCATGACCGCCTGCCATGCCGGGATCATGCAGCGGCTCGTGGTGATCGACCTGCCCACCGACGGGCACGGCCCGCGTATCTATGCCAACCCGGAAATTATCTGGAACAGCACGGAAACCGCAACGCGGGAGGAAGGCAGCGTGTCCATGCCCGGCATCCACGCGCCCGTCACCCGGCCGGAGCGCGTGCGGGTCCGCTATACCCGGCCTGATGGCACGCAGGCGGAAGACGCGGCCGATGGCCTGCTGGCGCTGTGCCTCCAGCATGAAATCGACCAGATCAACGGCATTTTCTGGATCCGGCGGCTGTCACGCCTGCGCCGTGACCGGGTGCTGAAACGGTACGCGAAGCTTGA